The following nucleotide sequence is from Paenibacillus andongensis.
ACTCCCTTCCCGCAGCTCGCCATTTCACCTTTGGGGCTTATAGGTTTGCTTGTTACGAAAAAAAAAACTTCGTGCGGGGGAGGGTCTCCCTAGTTCCAAACACAACTGTCTCTGCATGCCGATCCCTTTACACCGGAGGGTTCTTTTGCGCTGCATTCCAAGATCTTTGCGCGTTCCATGGCCTTCGCCGGGGCAGTCGTGGCTCGGCTCCCTCTTATCCCTCCCGGGTTCAGTTTCACGATGCGGTAGGATTCATTTTCATTACGGCCTGCAGATTTGCTTCATCGCGCGAGGCGCGACTTTTCACAGGGCTTCAGCCGCCGGATTTCGCCGACGTCTGCCTGCTAGCTACGGGGCGGCTTGGACCTTACCCCGACTGAACTTGCATCAGTAAGTTGTGCCTAGCTTGGCTAGGCGCGCACTGCCCGTTACTTTAATGATGAAACAAAAATAGAGCTGCTTCAATGCAGCTCTTGCGCTATAGTTCAATGATGACCTCCTAAAATAGATCGCAAACTGTCTTATTTACGAAGAATTCGTGAGGCATTATTAATTATCCTGCTCTTTGCGAATTGAGGTTGCCACTTGATCCGTGTGCCCAAATTTGCAACTTATTGGTTTTCCCCTATGAATCTCCACCCCATTTTAAATTTTTGTCTCGTGATGAACCTGAATTAAATATGAAAATATTGGGTATTCTACATAAAAGTTTCAATAAGAAGGACGGATTCAAAAATGAATGATTCTAAAAAATCTAATCTATGGAAAAACAGACTTCAAAATGATAATACCTTATCCATCGAAATTCCAAAACAAAATTTGAGCAATAGCATCATAGAGAATGAGCAAATTTTAAAACATATATTTCAAAATTGTTCGGATATTGTGTTTCGTGAAATAACAATTCAGTGCCGCACCAAGATGTTATTTGTTTACGTTGACGGCATGATCAATGCCGAGGTCATGATGTCAAACGTTCTAAAACCATTAATGTACAGTGGTATGCCCCAAGGCCTCGGGCCAATCGACAATGTCGCCCAGATGTTTGATCAAGAGGTCTTTTCTATTCTCCACACCAAAAAAGTTTCCTGTTTTCAAGATATAGCCGAACATATTTTAAAAGGAAATATAGCTATATTGGCCGATGGGGATGACATTGCCCTTCTTGCGGATGTGGCAGAGTTTGAAACACGAAGCATACAAGAATCTTCCGGAGAGATTACCCTTCGGGGCTCCAGAGAAAGCTTTACCGAGCATCTACGGACGAATACCACATTGCTGCGCAGGATTTTGTCAACGCCAAAGCTAAAGATGGAATCCTTACAAATCGGAAGCTTGACGAAGACCGATGTCGTCATCTCTTATATTGAAGGAATCGCTTCCGAGACTGTAATAAATGGAATTCGAGATCGTTTAAACCGAATACAGATCGATGGAATTCTTGAATCCGGGTATATCGAAGAACTCATTGAAGACCATAACTATTCGCCTTTTTCGCAAATTGGGATCACGGAGCGGCCGGACGTGGTCGCAGCTGGATTGCTTGAAGGGAAACTTGCAATCAT
It contains:
- a CDS encoding spore germination protein; this encodes MNDSKKSNLWKNRLQNDNTLSIEIPKQNLSNSIIENEQILKHIFQNCSDIVFREITIQCRTKMLFVYVDGMINAEVMMSNVLKPLMYSGMPQGLGPIDNVAQMFDQEVFSILHTKKVSCFQDIAEHILKGNIAILADGDDIALLADVAEFETRSIQESSGEITLRGSRESFTEHLRTNTTLLRRILSTPKLKMESLQIGSLTKTDVVISYIEGIASETVINGIRDRLNRIQIDGILESGYIEELIEDHNYSPFSQIGITERPDVVAAGLLEGKLAIITNGSPFVLVAPITFWGGLQAPDDYYERILFVNFSRWIRYLFILFSVIFPSIYIALTNFNPEMVPPKLMITITALREKSPFPTVIEVFLMELMFEGLREAGIRLPQQIGPLVTLAGALVIGEAAVRAGIISAPIVIVVSAAGIASFVIPRYRAGFPLRILRFPLLLLTGTFGLFGLAVGIIAILIHLIHLNSFGTPFLTPLAPLVPRRLKDVLIRWPLKLAAQDEPKK